ATCGAGCAGGGGCTTCAGGACTGGTGTATCACCCGCGACATGGACTGGGGGATCGACTACCCCGGCGACGACGGGGAGCAGGACCTCGTCTTATACGTCTGGGTCGACGCGCCGATCGAGTACATCGCCTCGACGAAGCAGTATTCCGAGCGCGTCGGGTCCGACGCGTTCGACTGGGAGACCGCCTGGAAGGAGGGCGCGAGCGACGAGTTCCCCGAGGGCGGGGAGATCGTCCACGTGATCGGCCGCGACATCATCCAGCACCACACGATCTTCTGGCCCGCGATGCTGGAGGCGACCGACCACGCGGAGCCGCGCGCGGTGATGGCCAGCGGCTTCGTCACGCTCGACGGGAAGGGGTTCTCGACGAGCCGGGACCGCGCGGTCTGGGCGGACGAGTACCTCGACGAGGGGTTCCACCCCGACCCGCTGCGCTACTACCTCGCGACCAACGGCGGGTTCCAGCAGGACGTGGACTTCTCGTGGGAGAAGTTCGCCGAGCGCGTCAACACCGAACTGGTGGGGACCGTCGGCAACTTCCTCTACCGCTCCCTGCTGTTCGCCCACCGGAACTACGAGGACGGGCCCGACGCCGACGCCCTCAGCGAAGACGTGGCGGCGCGGATCGACGAGGCGGTCGAGGACGTGACCGCCGCGGTCAACGACTACTCCGTCCGCGCGCTCGGCGACGCCGTCACCGACCTCGCCCGCTTCGGCAACGAGTACATCCAGCGCAACGAGCCGTGGAAGCTCGTCGACGAGGAGCCCGACGAGGCCGAGCGGGTCATCTACGACTGCGTCGCGCTCGCGAAGGCCATCGCGGTCCTCTTCGAGCCGCTGGCCCCCGAGAAGAGCGAGCGGCTCTGGGATCAGCTCGGCGAGCCCGGATCCGTCCACGACGCGACGGTCGAGGCGGCCGGCGAGGCCCCCGCGGGGGACCTGAGCGAGCCGACCGAGCTGTTCGAACAGATCGAAGACGAGCGCGTCGAGGCGCTCAACGAGAAGCTCGACGCCCGCGTCGCCGAGTCGGAGAGCGACGACGGCGGCGACGCCGGGAATGACGACGACGGCGGCGACGACGGCAGCGACGCGAACACCGAAGACACCGACATGAGCGACATCGAACCCCTCAGCGACGACCGCATCAGCTTCGACGAGTTCCAGGAACTGGACATCCGGGTCGGCCGGATCGAGGAGGCGGACGGGATCGACGGGGCCGACGACCTCGTGAAGCTCACCGTCGACCTCGGCGCGGAGACCCGGACGATCGTCGCGGGGCTCAAGCAGCTCCACGACGTCGACGACCTGCCTGACACGAAGGTGATCGTCCTCGCGAACATGGAGAAGGCGGAGCTGTTCGGCGTCGAGTCGAACGGGATGGTGCTGGCCGCCGGCGAGGGGGCCGACCTCCTCACCACCTACGAGGACGCCGGGCCGGGGACGAAGGTGAAGTGAGGCCGCGGTCCGTCGCGGCGCGGTCGGTCGTGGCGCGGTTTCTCGAAGTTTTATCCGACTGACGTTTGAAGCGGAGACTGGCATGTCCCTCCTTCCCCGCTGGTTCGAGACGCTGTCGTTTCAGGCGCAGGTGATCCTCCTCGCGGTCGTGTTCGACCCGATCGGGTTCGGCGCGGGCTACCTGCTCGCGCCCGAGTTCGGCCTCGAACCGATCGTGGGCGGCGCGTACGGACTGGTCGCCGCGAACCTCCCGCTGTCGATGCTGGTGATGCGCGAGGCGGGCGGCCGGTAGCCGCCGCGGAGTCCCGGAGCGGTCGGCCGTCTCAGGCGTCCAGCACTTCGATCAGGTTCCCCTCCGGGTCCCTGACGAACAGGACCGTCGTCCCGCTCGACGTGGTGCGGGGCGGCGAGAGCGTCTCCACGTCGTCGGAGAGTCCCTCGTAGAACGCCTCGACGTCGTCGACGGAGAGTCCGAGGTGGGTCGCGCTCGGGCGATTCAGTTCGGGGTCCGCGCCTGCCTCGCCCGCCGGCTCGTAGGCGACGAGTTCGACGATCGCGTCGTCGGCGTCGAGGTGGGCGAACTCGGCGGACGCGCCCTCGACGGCGACCGCCTCGGCGAAGGCGTCGCCGCCGACGGAGAACTCGGCGACGACGTCGAGGTCGAACGTTTCGGCGTAGAAGTCGACGGCACGGTCGAGGTCGGCGACGGTGACCCCGACGTGGTGCGCGGTTGGGTCTGACACGTCGGATCGGTCGCGGACCGAAGGAAAAACCGTGTCGACGAGCGTCGGGTGTGGTGGGGAACGGCGCAGTCTAAACCAGCCGGGTGCGGTGGCGCGTGCCGGCGAGCGCCCGAAGGGCGCGAGTCGCACGCGCGAGGGAGTCGGCGGCGACCATCGGGAGCCGCCGACGAGGCTGGGGAGGCGTGAGGCTGCGGTTGTGGGGCGGGGCTTCGGAGGTGTCGGTCACGACGCCAGTTTCGTAGTAGTTGATGGCGAGGGATCCGACACCTTCCATGTCGGGTACGCCTGAATCAAATTCGAAAACGTATCGGACCGAAACGACCATTCCGCGCCCGCACTACCTTCGCGTATGCACGTGGTCGTCAACGCGGCCCAGAGCGTCGACGGGAAGCTCGCCACCCGCCGCCGGGAACAGCTCCGGATCTCGGGGTCGGAGGACTTCGACCGGGTCGACCGGGTCAGGGCGGCCGCGGACGCGGTCCTCGTCGGGGTCGGGACCGTCCTCGCGGACGACCCGCACCTCACGCTCGACGAGGAGGACCGCCGCGTCGAACGCCTGCGGGCCGGGCGGTCCGGGGACCCCGCCCGCGTCGTGGTCGACTCGACCGGCCGGACGCCGACCGACGCCCGGATCTTGGACGACGCGGCGACGACGTACCTGCTCGTCTCGGAGGCGACCGACCGGGAGCGACGGGAGGCGCTCGCCGACGCGGGCGCGGAGGTGATCATCGCCGGGGAGGAGCGCGTCGACGTCGCGGTCGGGGTCGAGCGGCTCGCGGACCGCGGCGTCGACCGGCTGATGGTCGAGGGGGGCGGCGAGGTGATCTTCTCGTGTTTCGAGGCCGGGGTGGTCGACGAGCTCCACGTCTACGTCGGCTCGCTCGTGATCGGCGGCCGCGACGCGCCCACGCTGGCGGACGGGACGGGGTTCACCGAGGCGTTCCCCGACCTGACGCTCGCGGACGTGGAGCGGCTCGACGACGGGGTCGTCCTCTCGTACGACGTCGTGGACGGCGACGGCTCGTAGCGGGATCTCCCGCCCTCCGTTTGCGGATCGTGTGAACCGTGCCCACGAAATCCGACGGTACACGGTCCGTGACAGCGATGTACACGAAAATCACCGAAGTATTTATGTATCGCCCGGGGGTAGTTGCGGGTACCAGAACGCCTCTGGCGCTGGTGGAATCGCACACTGAAATGAACGGGAGTTCTTGCAGACGGCCCGACGCACCACAGCGAGCGGTCGCTATCGCCGGAGCGGTGATGGAGAGATAACAAATGGTAACGAAAGAAGAAGTCATCGAGCAGTACGACGTGGAACCGATGGACGAGGCGGACAACGTGGACCTTTCTGAGGACGACTTGGACAACGGCTCCAAGGGGCAGCTCATCAAGCGCGCCGGTCAGCTGCGAGACCGACGCAACGAGCTGAACCAGATGGCCTCCGAGCGCGCCTCCAAGCGCGACGACCTCAACGCGAAGACGCGCGAGAAGGTCGACGAGGCCCAGGAGCACCGCGAGAGCCGCGACGAGCTCAACGAGCAGGTCCAGGAGCACAAGGACAAGCGCAACGAGCTCAACGCCGAGGCCAACGAGCTGTTCGACGAGGTCGAGGAGCTCAAACAGGACCTCGAACTCGGCTCCGGCAAGTCCATCGAGGAGCTCGAAGAGGAGATCGAGGACTTAGAGTTCCGTCAGCAGACGGAGGTCCTCGACGCGGAGGACGAGCGCGAGCTGATCGAGAAGATCGACGACAAACGCGAGAAGCTCGCCGAGAAGAAGGAGAAGGTCGACGACACGAGCGAGCTCGACGAGCTCGTCGAGGAGGCCGAGGAGGTCCGCTCCGAGGCGTCCCAGCACCACCAGAAGGTGACGGAGCTCGCCGACAAGGCCCAGGAGCACCACAACCAGATGATCGAGGCCTACCGCGAGGCCGACGACATCCGCGACGAGGCCGACGAGATGCACGAGCTCTTCGTCGAGGCCCAGGAGGCGGCCGACCGCCACCACGAGGACTTCGTCCGCGTCCAGAAGCGCCTGCGCGAGCTCGACAAGAAGGAGGAGGAGGAGCGCCAGGACGAGCGCGCCGAGAAGCGCGAGGAAGAGAAGGAGGAGGCCGAGGAGATCTATCAGAAGTTCAAGGAGGGCGAGACGCTCGACACCGAGGACCTGATGAAGCTCCAGAAGACCGGCCTCCTGTAAGCCGGCGACTCCAGCGGTTCCGACGCGGTTTTCTGCGGTTTTCTTCCAACGACCAGCGCCGCGGCCGGCGGCTCCTCGGCCTCGACCGCAGCGGCCGGGCGGCGCACCGGCCACGGCTTATAAGCGCGTGCGACGCCAACCGCCGGTATGGACGACGCGCCGACGAACGGACGGAAGGGGTTGCTCGCGGCCGCCGCGGTGGGCGCGGCGACGACGATCGCGGGCCGCGCGGCCCTCGCGCGGCTCACCGGCGGGCGGTTCGGTGACGCCGAGACGTACAACACCGCAAAGGTGACCGTGTCGGGCCCGATCCGGCGGAATCAGGGCCGTCCCTCGCCGCTTTCGGGACCGGGCGGCGCGACCGCGGACGACGTGGTCGAACAGATCGAGGCGGCCGACGAGGACGACGACGTCGAGGCGCTACTCTTAGAACTCAACACGCCGGGCGGCGAGGTCGTCCCGAGCGACGACATCCGGCGGGCCGCCGCCGGCTTCGACGGGCCGACGGTCGCGTACGCGACCGACACCTGCGCCTCCGGCGGCTACTGGATCGCGAGCGGCTGCGACGAGCTGTGGGCGCGCGAGGCGAGCCTCGTCGGCTCCATCGGCGTCGTCGGCTCGCGCCCGAACGCGAAGGGGCTGGCGGACAAGCTCGGAATCAGCTACGAGCAGTTCACGGCCGGCGAGTACAAGGACGCCGGCGTCCCGCTGAAGCAGATCGAGGAGGACGAGCGGGAGTACCTCCAGGGGATCATCGACGGCTACTACGAGCAGTTCGTCGAGACCGTCAGCGAGGGCCGCGACATGGACCCCGACGAGATCCGAGACACCGAGGCCCGCGTGTACCTCGGCGAGGACGCCGCCGAGATGGGGCTCGTCGACGAGCTCGGCACCGAGGACGACGTCGAGGGGCGGCTCGCCGAGCTGATCGGCGCGAAGCCGGAGGTGCGCGAGTTCACCCCGGAGCGGGGGCTGGCCGAGCGGCTCGGCATCGGCGCGGAGCGCGTCGCGTTCGCGGCCGGGAGCGGCGTCGCGAGCGTGTTCGGCGGCGACGGCGGCGACATCGACGTGGAGTTGCGATAGCGGCCGCGAGAGCGTCCGCGGGGACCGAAGCGCGCGCGGCGGCCGACGGGGAGGATTTTTGTCCGGCCGCGGTGTGAGACGACACGTGACGACGCTGGTCATCTGCGTCGACCGCTCGGGGGCGATCGGTCGCGCCACCAACGTCCCGATGCCGGTCGCGGGCTGGGAGGCCGTCCGCTCGCTGGTGACGGACGCCGGGCTGGACGACCCCGAGGACGCCAGCGTGAACTGCCTGCTGGAGTCGCTGCGGGTCGCGCGCGACCTCCGGGACGAGCGCGAGGAGTCGGTCGTCGCGGTCGTCTCCGCCGAGAGCGACACCCCGGTCGGGGCCGACCGGTCGATCGCGGCCCAGCTCGACGACCTCGTGGAGCGGTACGACCCCCGGGCCGCGATCGTCGTGGTCGACTCCGCGGAGGACGAGCGCGTCCTCCCGGTCGTGGAGTCGCGGGTCCCGGTCGACTCGGTCGACCGCGTCGTCGTCCGGCAGGCCCGCGACATCGAGTCCACCTACTACCTGCTCAAGCAGTTCCTCGCCGACGAGCAGCTCCGGTCGACGGTGTTGGTCCCGATCGGCGTCGCGCTACTCCTGCTGCCGGTGCTGTTCGCCCGGTTCTCCGCCGGGGAGGCGGTCGCGGGCGTCGCCGGCCTGCTCGGCGCGGCGCTGCTCTACAAGGGGCTGGCGATCGACCGGCGCGTGGCGGGGATGCCCGAACGCGTGCGCGAGGCGCTGTACGCCGGGCAGGTGTCGGTCGTGACGTACGTGGTCGCCGGCGGGCTGGCGCTGGTCGGCGGCTTCTTCGGCGTCCTCGCCGCGTCGGAGCTGGACGCCGGGTCGCCCCGGCTCGTCGAGGCCGTAGAGTTCGCCTTCGCGGCGGTGCCGTGGTTCGCGGTCGCCGGCGTGACCGCGGCCGTGGGGCGACTGCTCGACGAGCTGATCCGCGACGAGGGGATCCGGACGCCGTATCTCAACCTCCCGTTCGTCATCGCGGCGGTCGCCTTAGTCGTCCGCGGCTTCGCCGGCTACTTCCTCGCGCAGGAGGCGGTCCGGGACCCCCTGTCCGTCTACGGGATGGCGATGACCCCGGTCCAACAGCTCGCGGCGTTCATCGTGAGCGGCATCGTCGTGTCGCTCGTCGGCGTCAAGGTCGCCAGCGATGTCGGCACGGAGACCCTCGAAGACGTCATCGACGCGGAGCGGGAGGCGGACGGCCGACGGGAGTGAGGAGCCGACGAGACCGGAGCGGCAGATCCCGCGGCCGACCGACCCCCTTTTGTCGGTCGCGCCCGCGTCGGCGGGCATGGACGTGTACGGACTGATCGGAAACCCGGTCGGCCACTCGCTGTCGCCGCCGATGCACGAGGCGGGCTACGAGGCGCTCGGACTCGACGCGCGGTACGTGACCTTCGAACCCGACGCCGACGCCGCGGCCGGAGCCATCGCGGGCGCGGCCGACCTCGGCGTCGCCGGCCTCAACGTCACGGTGCCGTTCAAGCGCGACGCGCTCGACGCGGTCGACCCCGCCCCGCTCGCCGAGCGCATCGGCGCGGTCAACACGGTCGACTACGGCCCGGTCCGCAAGGGCGACGCCGACCGCCCGCGCGGCCACAACACCGACGCGGCCGGGGTGACCCGGGCGCTCGAACACCACGACGTGACGATCGACGGTCGCGACGCGCTCGTGGTGGGCGCGGGCGGGGCGGGGCGGGCGGCCGCGTTCGCGCTGGCGGACGCGGGCGCGGCGGTCCACGTCGCGAACCGCACCGCCGGACGGGCGGTCGAACTCGCGGAGGCGGTCCCGGGCGCGACCGGCGGCGGGCTCGACGACCTCGCCGACCGCGTCGCGGCCGCCGACCTGCTCGTCAACGCGACGAGCGTGGGGATGGAGTCGCCCGAGGAGACGCCGGTCCCCGCGGAGCACCTCCACGGCGACCTCGCGGTGCTAGACGCGGTGTACGCCCCGATCGAGACGCGCCTGCTCCGGGAGGCGGCCGACGCGGGCGCGACGACGGTCGACGGCGCATGGATGCTACTGTTCCAGGGGGTCGAGGCGTTCGAGATCTGGACCGACGAGGACGCACCGGTCGAGGCGATGAACGCGGCGCTGCGAGCGGAACTGGAGTGATCGGCGGGGCTTTATTTATAAACAGACGACGCGGTGGCGCGTGCCGACGAGCGCCGCACCGCGGCGCGAGTCGCACGCGCGAGGTCGTCGGGCTTCGCCCGACTGCCCGTGGCGCGTCGCGCCACGCTGTCGCCGGCGCGTAGCGCCGGCTGTCACCGGGCTAAGCCCGGTTGCCCGAGGGACCGTGTCCCTCGCTGCCAGAGAATCTTCGATTCTCGCTGGAGTCGGCCGGCCGGAGCGACGCGGAGGCCGGCCGACGAGGCTGGGGAGGCGTGAGGATGGTTGCGGTGCGGGGCGGGACTCGAAGCCGCAGTCGTAGCAGAGTCAGTCACGTACAGCCAAGCGACCGGGGCTTCGGAGATGCCCGCCGCCTCCCTCCTGTCAGCTATTTATAATTGATAAGCGACGATCCGAGCCGAGATTTATTAGATCATCGTCGGGCTGGCGAGCAGCCCGGCGGTGACGATCAGCCCGACCGAGACCGCCGACGCGCCGTAGAGGAAGGGCTTGGCGTCGCGGGCCGGCTCGCGGAGCTTCCCCGCGTCGAGTCCGTCCGCCAGCTTCGAGCCGGCGACCTCGACGAGGCCGGTGCCGACGAACCACAGCCCCAGCATCGTCAACACGAGGTGGCCCCGGGGCGTGCCGGTCAGCGCCTCGAACGTGTACAGGGTGCCGGCCATGTGGCCGCCGGAGAGGACGAACGCGACCGCGGCGATCCGGGTGATCCACCGCAGGCGACCGACGACCGAGCCGAGCGCGTCGCTACCGACGTCGCCGCGGAGCGCGGGCGGGAGTACCGCGAGGGTGACGAACAACACGCTGCCGACCCAGAGGATCGCGAAGCCGACGTGGACCGACCACATGACGGGGTTGATGACGTCCATACCACCGGGACGACGCGACCGTACTTATAAACCGGCGAGACGGGACGACGGGCGCTTGCGTCGGAGACGGTTTTTAAATATCTCGCACGTGTAGCCGTCGGCAATGGCCCTACTTCAGAAGCTCAAAGAGAAGCTCGGATTCGGGAGCGGCTCCGCCGACCGGGAGTCGGCCGAGACCGAAGTGACCGTCGAGCGCGAGTCGGAACCGGCCGCCGACGCGGCCGCCTCCGAGAGCGACGACGGCGCGGACGACGCCGAGACCGGCGACGCCGGGACCGACGAAGCGGAGCCGGTCGCCGCGGGGACGGAGGCCGCCGCCTCGACCGAGTCGCTCGTCGACGATGAGGCCGCGGCCGACGACGCGGCCGACGACGCCGAGAGCGCGACCGGCGACGGGGTGGCCGAGCCGGCGGAGGCCGCGGGCGACGAGGGCGACGACGTCGCGGTCGACGGCGACGACCGCGGGCCGAGCGTCGAGGAGATCAAGGGCATCGGGCCGGCGTACGCGGAGCGGCTCGCGTCCATCGGGATCGAGACGGTCGACGAGCTCGCGGGCGCGGACGCCGCGGACGTGGCCGAGGGGGCGAGCGTCGGCGAGAAGCGCGCCGCGACGTGGATCGACCGCGCGAGCGAGTTCTGAGGCCGGGCGGTTTCGACGACCGCAACTGTTTCACCGCCCCCGCCGAAGGGGGGCACATGAGGCGAACGGCACACACCGACCGGGACCGATTCCACGCGGTCGCCGCCGCGGCTCCGGCCGGCGCGCGGGTCCCGGTCGAGCTCCGGGTCGCCGTCGACGACCCCTTCTCGGCGTACCGGCGGGCGCGGGACGGTCCCGGCGGCGTGTTCTACGAGACGACCGGCGGCCAGTCCGGCTGGGGGTACTTCGGCGTCGACCCGGTCGAGCGGCTGACCGTCTCCGGCGACGCGGTCGCGCTCGGCGGCGGGGCCGAGAGATCGGGGCCGGACGAGCGCGACGACGCGGATTCCACGGGCGACTACCGCCGTCCGTCACCGTCGCTCGCCGCGCTGGAGGGCGTCCTCGACGGCGAGACGCTGGCGCGCGGCGACTGCGAGGTCCCGTATCCCTGCGGCGCGTTCGGCTGGCTCTCCTACGACGCCGCCCGCGAGTTGGAGGACTTCCCGGCCGCCGCGTCGGAGGGGCCGGGCGCGGTCGACGACCGGGGCCTCCCGCGGCTTCGGGCGGCGCTCTTCGACCGGATCGCTGCGTGGGAGTGTCCGACGGAGAGCGGCGGCGACGGACGGCGCGACGCGGGCGCGAACGCCGAGGGCGCGACCGTCACGCTCCGCGTGACCGCCTGTCCCCGCGTTCCGGAGGGGCTCGACGACCCGGACGCCGACCGCGACGCGCTCGACGCGCTGTTCGACGAGGGGGCCGAGCGGGCGGCGGACCTGATACGCCGGATCGAGACGGGCGACCCCGAGGCGGAGCGGCCGCCCGACCCGACCGCGGAGCGCGCGACCTTCGAGAGCGACGTGGGTCGGGAGGGGTACGCCGACGCGGTGCGGCGCGTCAAGGAGTACGTCCGCGAGGGCGACACGTTTCAGGCGAACGTCTCCCAGCGCCTGACCGCGCCGGCCGCGGTCCATCCGGTCGACGCCTACGACGCGCTCCGGGAAGTGAACCCCGCGCCGTACTCCGGGCTGATCGAGTTCGGCGGGAGCGGTGACGGTGAGACCGGGGCCGACGGAGCCGCGGCCGACGGGACGAACCGCCCGAGCGGCACCGACCTCGTGAGCGCGAGCCCGGAACTGCTCTTACACCGGGAGCCGACCGACGACCCCGAGCGCGGCGCGCGCCTCGTCACGGAGCCCATCGCCGGGACGCGCCCGCGGGGGGACAGCGACGAGGCCGACGCCGCGCTCGAAGGGGAGCTGACAGGCGACGCGAAGGAGCGCGCCGAGCACGCGATGCTGGTCGACTTAGAGCGCAACGACCTCGGCAAGGTGTCGCGGTTCGGCACGGTCGACGTGAGCGAGTACCGCCGCGTCGACCGCTACAGCGAGGTGATGCACCTCGTGAGCCTGATCGAGGGGGAGGCGCGGAGCGACGTGGGGCTCGCGGACGCCGTCGCCGCCTGCTTCCCCGGCGGGACGATCACCGGCGCGCCCAAGCCGCGGACGATGGAGATAATCGACGAACTGGAGCCGACGCGCCGGGGGCCGTACACCGGGTCGATGTTCGCGGCCGGGTTCGACGGGCGCGCGACGCTCAACATCGTCATCCGCACGCTCGTCCGCCACGCGACCGAGTACCACCTCCGAGTCGGGGCGGGGATCGTCCACGACTCCGACCCCGACGCCGAGTACGAGGAGACGCTCGCGAAGGCGCGCGCGCTGGTGAGCGCCGTCGACGAGGCGCTCGCGACCGGCGGGATGGCGGTCGACGAGACGAGGGGCGATGCGGCCGCCGAAGAGGCACCCGACGGGACGACCGAGGGGGCGGTCGAGCGATGACGGACAGGGACGCGGCGGCGACCGTCGGATCGGACGACGGCTGGCGACCGGGCGCGGGCGAGACCGACGCGCGGGTCCTCGTCGTCGACAACTACGACTCGTTCGCGTACAACCTCGTCCAGTACGTCGGGGAGGTCGCGGGCGCGGTGACGGTCCGGCGCAACGACGCGGTCGACCTCGACGGGATCCGCGCGCTCGACCCGGACGGCGTCGTCGTCTCCCCGGGCCCCGGCACCCCGGCCGAGGCCGGCGTCTCGACCGGGGTCTTCGAACTCGATCGCCCCGTGTTCGGCGTCTGTCTCGGCCATCAGGCGCTGTGCGCGAGCGGCGGGAGCCGCGTCGGCCACGCGCCCGAGGTCGTCCACGGGAAGCCGTCGACGATCACCCACGACGGCGAGGGCGTCTTCGCCGGCCTCCCCGACCGGCTCCGCGTCGGGCGGTACCACTCGCTGTGCGTCGAGCGCGAGGACCTGCCCGACGAACTGGTCGAGACCGCCCGCACCGAGGACGAGCGCGAAGTGGTGATGGGCGTGCGCCACCGCGAGAAGCCGCACGTCGGCGTCCAGTTCCACCCGGAGAGCATCCTCACCCCGCGCGGGAAGCGGCTGGTGCGGAACTTCGTGGCGGGGTGCGAGCAATGAGCGACCGATCCGCGCCGACCGGGGGCGACGACCTGCGCTATCACGTCGACGGCGACCTCGTCCCCGCCGAGGAGGCGACCGTCTCGGTCGAGGACCGCGGGTTCGCCTACGGCGACGCCGCCTTCGAGACGATGCGCGCGTACGGCGGCGACCCCTTCCGCTGGGAGGCGCACGCCGACCGGCTCCGCGACACCTGCGAGACACTCGGGCTGGATCACGGCATCGCCGACGCGGAGTTGCGACGGCGGGTCGACGAGACGCTGGCCGCGAACGACCTCGCGGACGCGTACCTGAAACTCTCGGTCACGCGGGGGGTCCAGCCCGGGACGCTCGACCCGAAACCGGAGGTCGACCCGACCGTCGTCGTGATCGCGAAGCCGCTCCCGCGCGGCGGGGTCGGGAGCGAGCCGGTCCACGACGGGCCGGCCGCGGTCCAGACGACGAAGACCCGCAAGGCCGACGACCGCGCGATCCCGGCCGCCGCCAAGACGCACAACTACCTCAACGGAATCCTAGCCCGGCTGGAGCTCCGCGTGACCGGCGCGGACGAGGCCCTGATGCTCGACCCGGACG
This genomic stretch from Halorubrum hochsteinianum harbors:
- the metG gene encoding methionine--tRNA ligase is translated as MSHDDFPTDRPAVVTCGLPYANGDLHIGHLRTYVGGDVYSRALDRLGQEAAFVSGSDMHGTPVAVNAEQEGVSPEDFALDWHERYAETFPKFNVEFGNYGHTHDETNTELTQELVRDLDEAGHLYEKEIMVAYDPVDDQYLPDRYVEGTCPYCGAHARGDECDEGCQRHLEPGEIEDPESTITGNPAEYRERTHEFFAVSEFADYLSEFLDRLEGTPNARNQPREWIEQGLQDWCITRDMDWGIDYPGDDGEQDLVLYVWVDAPIEYIASTKQYSERVGSDAFDWETAWKEGASDEFPEGGEIVHVIGRDIIQHHTIFWPAMLEATDHAEPRAVMASGFVTLDGKGFSTSRDRAVWADEYLDEGFHPDPLRYYLATNGGFQQDVDFSWEKFAERVNTELVGTVGNFLYRSLLFAHRNYEDGPDADALSEDVAARIDEAVEDVTAAVNDYSVRALGDAVTDLARFGNEYIQRNEPWKLVDEEPDEAERVIYDCVALAKAIAVLFEPLAPEKSERLWDQLGEPGSVHDATVEAAGEAPAGDLSEPTELFEQIEDERVEALNEKLDARVAESESDDGGDAGNDDDGGDDGSDANTEDTDMSDIEPLSDDRISFDEFQELDIRVGRIEEADGIDGADDLVKLTVDLGAETRTIVAGLKQLHDVDDLPDTKVIVLANMEKAELFGVESNGMVLAAGEGADLLTTYEDAGPGTKVK
- a CDS encoding VOC family protein, with translation MSDPTAHHVGVTVADLDRAVDFYAETFDLDVVAEFSVGGDAFAEAVAVEGASAEFAHLDADDAIVELVAYEPAGEAGADPELNRPSATHLGLSVDDVEAFYEGLSDDVETLSPPRTTSSGTTVLFVRDPEGNLIEVLDA
- a CDS encoding 2,5-diamino-6-(ribosylamino)-4(3H)-pyrimidinone 5'-phosphate reductase; translation: MHVVVNAAQSVDGKLATRRREQLRISGSEDFDRVDRVRAAADAVLVGVGTVLADDPHLTLDEEDRRVERLRAGRSGDPARVVVDSTGRTPTDARILDDAATTYLLVSEATDRERREALADAGAEVIIAGEERVDVAVGVERLADRGVDRLMVEGGGEVIFSCFEAGVVDELHVYVGSLVIGGRDAPTLADGTGFTEAFPDLTLADVERLDDGVVLSYDVVDGDGS
- a CDS encoding coiled-coil protein, whose translation is MVTKEEVIEQYDVEPMDEADNVDLSEDDLDNGSKGQLIKRAGQLRDRRNELNQMASERASKRDDLNAKTREKVDEAQEHRESRDELNEQVQEHKDKRNELNAEANELFDEVEELKQDLELGSGKSIEELEEEIEDLEFRQQTEVLDAEDERELIEKIDDKREKLAEKKEKVDDTSELDELVEEAEEVRSEASQHHQKVTELADKAQEHHNQMIEAYREADDIRDEADEMHELFVEAQEAADRHHEDFVRVQKRLRELDKKEEEERQDERAEKREEEKEEAEEIYQKFKEGETLDTEDLMKLQKTGLL
- the sppA gene encoding signal peptide peptidase SppA, which codes for MDDAPTNGRKGLLAAAAVGAATTIAGRAALARLTGGRFGDAETYNTAKVTVSGPIRRNQGRPSPLSGPGGATADDVVEQIEAADEDDDVEALLLELNTPGGEVVPSDDIRRAAAGFDGPTVAYATDTCASGGYWIASGCDELWAREASLVGSIGVVGSRPNAKGLADKLGISYEQFTAGEYKDAGVPLKQIEEDEREYLQGIIDGYYEQFVETVSEGRDMDPDEIRDTEARVYLGEDAAEMGLVDELGTEDDVEGRLAELIGAKPEVREFTPERGLAERLGIGAERVAFAAGSGVASVFGGDGGDIDVELR
- a CDS encoding DUF373 family protein, producing MTTLVICVDRSGAIGRATNVPMPVAGWEAVRSLVTDAGLDDPEDASVNCLLESLRVARDLRDEREESVVAVVSAESDTPVGADRSIAAQLDDLVERYDPRAAIVVVDSAEDERVLPVVESRVPVDSVDRVVVRQARDIESTYYLLKQFLADEQLRSTVLVPIGVALLLLPVLFARFSAGEAVAGVAGLLGAALLYKGLAIDRRVAGMPERVREALYAGQVSVVTYVVAGGLALVGGFFGVLAASELDAGSPRLVEAVEFAFAAVPWFAVAGVTAAVGRLLDELIRDEGIRTPYLNLPFVIAAVALVVRGFAGYFLAQEAVRDPLSVYGMAMTPVQQLAAFIVSGIVVSLVGVKVASDVGTETLEDVIDAEREADGRRE
- a CDS encoding shikimate dehydrogenase, with translation MDVYGLIGNPVGHSLSPPMHEAGYEALGLDARYVTFEPDADAAAGAIAGAADLGVAGLNVTVPFKRDALDAVDPAPLAERIGAVNTVDYGPVRKGDADRPRGHNTDAAGVTRALEHHDVTIDGRDALVVGAGGAGRAAAFALADAGAAVHVANRTAGRAVELAEAVPGATGGGLDDLADRVAAADLLVNATSVGMESPEETPVPAEHLHGDLAVLDAVYAPIETRLLREAADAGATTVDGAWMLLFQGVEAFEIWTDEDAPVEAMNAALRAELE
- a CDS encoding helix-hairpin-helix domain-containing protein; translated protein: MALLQKLKEKLGFGSGSADRESAETEVTVERESEPAADAAASESDDGADDAETGDAGTDEAEPVAAGTEAAASTESLVDDEAAADDAADDAESATGDGVAEPAEAAGDEGDDVAVDGDDRGPSVEEIKGIGPAYAERLASIGIETVDELAGADAADVAEGASVGEKRAATWIDRASEF
- a CDS encoding anthranilate synthase component I family protein, with the translated sequence MRRTAHTDRDRFHAVAAAAPAGARVPVELRVAVDDPFSAYRRARDGPGGVFYETTGGQSGWGYFGVDPVERLTVSGDAVALGGGAERSGPDERDDADSTGDYRRPSPSLAALEGVLDGETLARGDCEVPYPCGAFGWLSYDAARELEDFPAAASEGPGAVDDRGLPRLRAALFDRIAAWECPTESGGDGRRDAGANAEGATVTLRVTACPRVPEGLDDPDADRDALDALFDEGAERAADLIRRIETGDPEAERPPDPTAERATFESDVGREGYADAVRRVKEYVREGDTFQANVSQRLTAPAAVHPVDAYDALREVNPAPYSGLIEFGGSGDGETGADGAAADGTNRPSGTDLVSASPELLLHREPTDDPERGARLVTEPIAGTRPRGDSDEADAALEGELTGDAKERAEHAMLVDLERNDLGKVSRFGTVDVSEYRRVDRYSEVMHLVSLIEGEARSDVGLADAVAACFPGGTITGAPKPRTMEIIDELEPTRRGPYTGSMFAAGFDGRATLNIVIRTLVRHATEYHLRVGAGIVHDSDPDAEYEETLAKARALVSAVDEALATGGMAVDETRGDAAAEEAPDGTTEGAVER